A stretch of the Capsicum annuum cultivar UCD-10X-F1 chromosome 10, UCD10Xv1.1, whole genome shotgun sequence genome encodes the following:
- the LOC107845233 gene encoding transcription factor GTE4 isoform X2, which produces MDTDSVDLDCRDEIRWGSEIKVYIRKKRRNAAAVDAVVVNAAAPEAMPQNLDAAVDAVVVNAAALEAMPQNLAAAVDAVVVNAAAPEAMPKNLDAAQANPEEEEQLDKVTPQTQDVLIDDVTSGDVADGGKDVLNEGGEGDGTDVLNEGGEGDGTDVLNEGSEGGGTEVRDDGGGVDVGEEGGEGGGTDVGDKGGEGGGTDVGEERGDGDGTEEVGNEIDRPFITRVDDRIRISLSGGNLNIEKVRELKRTLESELYQVRNCAKRIENMERERMQLNPINSSGNNAVGRIFVGVPGGGLSSRRRQQYLGGDDGIGHRSVVRVKHSQPRPFHPRPYQPPSLSVVVNNNSPVGEYVEREKRTPKANPYYKNSEFLLEKDRLPAEINRRFKPNGGARKDRGVSNRGFSFDDNYRKQLYRSCTELLQRLMNHKFGWVFNEPVNVKALGLHDYLDIIKHPMDFATIKTRLSQNWYNSPKEFAEDIRLVFDNAKTYNPKGQDVHIMAEELSRIFEDRWAAIEAKFNPEWRYQMYRDAGLPTPTPTPRKRGRPPSFVREPVPYRVLAHTPQAKTFERSESITEAADPRKKKPSKYSQVGRPPVLKKPKAKDPNKRVMTYDEKQKLSTNLESLPQEKLEAVIQIIKKRSSALSQNNEEIEVDIDNVDTETLWELDRFVANYKKSLSKNKRKAELALQASARAAQSAPITSSDPMVANALKKSRTEDGRQADNASSSSSSGRYSSDSGSSSSNSDSDSSSSCGSDAED; this is translated from the exons ATGGATACAGATTCTGTTGATTTGGATTGTAGAGATGAGATTCGTTGGGGCTCAGAAATCAAAGTTTATATCCGGAAAAAGCGTAGAAATGCTGCAGCCGTTGATGCCGTGGTGGTTAATGCAGCTGCCCCGGAGGCGATGCCACAAAACCTAGATGCAGCCGTTGATGCGGTGGTTGTTAATGCAGCTGCGCTGGAGGCGATGCCACAAAACCTAGCTGCGGCCGTTGATGCCGTGGTTGTTAATGCAGCTGCGCCGGAGGCGATGCCAAAAAACCTAGATGCTGCGCAAGCGAATCCAGAGGAGGAGGAGCAATTGGATAAGGTAACACCTCAAACTCAGGATGTTTTGATTGATGATGTTACCTCGGGAGATGTGGCCGATGGTGGGAAGGATGTTTTAAATGAAGGTGGCGAGGGTGATGGGACGGATGTTTTAAATGAAGGTGGCGAGGGTGATGGGACGGATGTTTTAAATGAAGGTAGCGAGGGTGGTGGGACGGAAGTTAGAGATGATGGTGGTGGGGTGGATGTTGGAGAGGAAGGTGGCGAGGGTGGTGGGACGGATGTTGGAGACAAAGGTGGCGAAGGTGGTGGGACGGATGTTGGAGAGGAACGTGGCGATGGTGATGGGACGGAGGAGGTGGGTAATGAGATTGATAGACCGTTTATTACTAGAGTGGATGATAGGATTAGGATTAGTTTAAGCGGGGGTAATTTGAATATTGAGAAGGTTAGAGAGCTTAAAAGGACGTTAGAAAGCGAGCTCTATCAGGTTAGGAATTGTGCGAAGAGGATTGAAAATATGGAGCGGGAGCGCATGCAGTTGAATCCTATTAATAGTAGTGGTAATAATGCTGTAGGTAGGATTTTTGTTGGTGTTCCTGGGGGTGGACTTAGCTCGCGTAGACGTCAACAATATCTAGGTGGGGATGATGGGATCGGACATAGGTCTGTAGTGCGAGTGAAGCATAGTCAACCAAGACCATTTCATCCTAGGCCATATCAGCCACCTAGTCTTTCGGTTGTTGTAAACAATAACAGTCCGGTTGGCGAATACGTGGAGAGGGAGAAGAGAACTCCGAAGGCTAATCCATATTACAAGAACTCGGAGTTCCTTCTTGAGAAGGACAGGTTACCAGCTGAAATCAATAGAAGATTTAAGCCGAATGGAGGTGCGAGGAAGGATAGAGGAGTGTCGAACCGTGGTTTTTCCTTCGACGATAATTATAGAAAACAGCTGTATAGAAGCTGTACTGAGCTGCTTCAGAGGTTAATGAATCATAAGTTTGGTTGGGTGTTCAATGAGCCGGTAAATGTGAAGGCACTTGGGTTGCACGATTATCTTGATATCATTAAGCATCCTATGGATTTTGCTACTATTAAGACTAGGCTATCCCAGAATTGGTACAACTCTCCGAAGGAATTTGCGGAGGATATAAGACTTGTCTTTGACAATGCCAAGACTTATAATCCTAAAGGGCAGGATGTTCATATAATGGCTGAGGAGTTGTCGCGCATTTTTGAAGATAGGTGGGCTGCAATAGAGGCCAAGTTTAATCCAGAGTGGAGGTATCAAATGTATCGTGATGCAGGTTTGCCCACTCCCACTCCCACTCCGAGAAAGCGCGGTCGTCCTCCTTCCTTTGTCCGTGAGCCAGTTCCGTATCGTGTACTTGCACATACTCCTCAAGCAAAGACTTTCGAAAGGTCTGAGTCAATCACCGAAGCAGCTGACCCTCGGAAGAAGAAGCCCTCAAAGTATTCTCAGGTTGGTAGGCCACCAGTTCTGAAGAAACCTAAAGCAAAAGATCCGAATAAGAGGGTCATGACATACGACGAAAAGCAGAAGCTAAGTACTAATCTTGAGAGTTTACCTCAAGAAAAGCTTGAGGCGGTTATTCAGATTATTAAGAAAAGGAGCTCAGCACTTAGTCAGAATAACGAGGAGATTGAAGTAGACATAGACAATGTCGATACAGAAACGCTGTGGGAACTCGATAGGTTTGTGGCGAATTACAAGAAGAGTCTGAGCAAGAACAAGAGGAAAGCTGAACTTGCTCTTCAAGCCAGTGCAAGAGCTGCTCAGAGTGCTCCCATTACA AGTTCGGACCCAATGGTTGCTAATGCATTGAAAAAAAGTAGAACTG AAGATGGGAGACAGGCGGATAATGCAAGCAGTTCCAGCAGCTCAGGCCGTTATAGCAGTGATTCAGGATCATCCTCTAGCA ATTCTGATAGCGACAGTTCCTCTTCATGTGGATCGGATGCAGAGGATTGA
- the LOC107845233 gene encoding transcription factor GTE4 isoform X1 has translation MDTDSVDLDCRDEIRWGSEIKVYIRKKRRNAAAVDAVVVNAAAPEAMPQNLDAAVDAVVVNAAALEAMPQNLAAAVDAVVVNAAAPEAMPKNLDAAQANPEEEEQLDKVTPQTQDVLIDDVTSGDVADGGKDVLNEGGEGDGTDVLNEGGEGDGTDVLNEGSEGGGTEVRDDGGGVDVGEEGGEGGGTDVGDKGGEGGGTDVGEERGDGDGTEEVGNEIDRPFITRVDDRIRISLSGGNLNIEKVRELKRTLESELYQVRNCAKRIENMERERMQLNPINSSGNNAVGRIFVGVPGGGLSSRRRQQYLGGDDGIGHRSVVRVKHSQPRPFHPRPYQPPSLSVVVNNNSPVGEYVEREKRTPKANPYYKNSEFLLEKDRLPAEINRRFKPNGGARKDRGVSNRGFSFDDNYRKQLYRSCTELLQRLMNHKFGWVFNEPVNVKALGLHDYLDIIKHPMDFATIKTRLSQNWYNSPKEFAEDIRLVFDNAKTYNPKGQDVHIMAEELSRIFEDRWAAIEAKFNPEWRYQMYRDAGLPTPTPTPRKRGRPPSFVREPVPYRVLAHTPQAKTFERSESITEAADPRKKKPSKYSQVGRPPVLKKPKAKDPNKRVMTYDEKQKLSTNLESLPQEKLEAVIQIIKKRSSALSQNNEEIEVDIDNVDTETLWELDRFVANYKKSLSKNKRKAELALQASARAAQSAPITSSDPMVANALKKSRTGEMNSNGPSAHVEDGRQADNASSSSSSGRYSSDSGSSSSNSDSDSSSSCGSDAED, from the exons ATGGATACAGATTCTGTTGATTTGGATTGTAGAGATGAGATTCGTTGGGGCTCAGAAATCAAAGTTTATATCCGGAAAAAGCGTAGAAATGCTGCAGCCGTTGATGCCGTGGTGGTTAATGCAGCTGCCCCGGAGGCGATGCCACAAAACCTAGATGCAGCCGTTGATGCGGTGGTTGTTAATGCAGCTGCGCTGGAGGCGATGCCACAAAACCTAGCTGCGGCCGTTGATGCCGTGGTTGTTAATGCAGCTGCGCCGGAGGCGATGCCAAAAAACCTAGATGCTGCGCAAGCGAATCCAGAGGAGGAGGAGCAATTGGATAAGGTAACACCTCAAACTCAGGATGTTTTGATTGATGATGTTACCTCGGGAGATGTGGCCGATGGTGGGAAGGATGTTTTAAATGAAGGTGGCGAGGGTGATGGGACGGATGTTTTAAATGAAGGTGGCGAGGGTGATGGGACGGATGTTTTAAATGAAGGTAGCGAGGGTGGTGGGACGGAAGTTAGAGATGATGGTGGTGGGGTGGATGTTGGAGAGGAAGGTGGCGAGGGTGGTGGGACGGATGTTGGAGACAAAGGTGGCGAAGGTGGTGGGACGGATGTTGGAGAGGAACGTGGCGATGGTGATGGGACGGAGGAGGTGGGTAATGAGATTGATAGACCGTTTATTACTAGAGTGGATGATAGGATTAGGATTAGTTTAAGCGGGGGTAATTTGAATATTGAGAAGGTTAGAGAGCTTAAAAGGACGTTAGAAAGCGAGCTCTATCAGGTTAGGAATTGTGCGAAGAGGATTGAAAATATGGAGCGGGAGCGCATGCAGTTGAATCCTATTAATAGTAGTGGTAATAATGCTGTAGGTAGGATTTTTGTTGGTGTTCCTGGGGGTGGACTTAGCTCGCGTAGACGTCAACAATATCTAGGTGGGGATGATGGGATCGGACATAGGTCTGTAGTGCGAGTGAAGCATAGTCAACCAAGACCATTTCATCCTAGGCCATATCAGCCACCTAGTCTTTCGGTTGTTGTAAACAATAACAGTCCGGTTGGCGAATACGTGGAGAGGGAGAAGAGAACTCCGAAGGCTAATCCATATTACAAGAACTCGGAGTTCCTTCTTGAGAAGGACAGGTTACCAGCTGAAATCAATAGAAGATTTAAGCCGAATGGAGGTGCGAGGAAGGATAGAGGAGTGTCGAACCGTGGTTTTTCCTTCGACGATAATTATAGAAAACAGCTGTATAGAAGCTGTACTGAGCTGCTTCAGAGGTTAATGAATCATAAGTTTGGTTGGGTGTTCAATGAGCCGGTAAATGTGAAGGCACTTGGGTTGCACGATTATCTTGATATCATTAAGCATCCTATGGATTTTGCTACTATTAAGACTAGGCTATCCCAGAATTGGTACAACTCTCCGAAGGAATTTGCGGAGGATATAAGACTTGTCTTTGACAATGCCAAGACTTATAATCCTAAAGGGCAGGATGTTCATATAATGGCTGAGGAGTTGTCGCGCATTTTTGAAGATAGGTGGGCTGCAATAGAGGCCAAGTTTAATCCAGAGTGGAGGTATCAAATGTATCGTGATGCAGGTTTGCCCACTCCCACTCCCACTCCGAGAAAGCGCGGTCGTCCTCCTTCCTTTGTCCGTGAGCCAGTTCCGTATCGTGTACTTGCACATACTCCTCAAGCAAAGACTTTCGAAAGGTCTGAGTCAATCACCGAAGCAGCTGACCCTCGGAAGAAGAAGCCCTCAAAGTATTCTCAGGTTGGTAGGCCACCAGTTCTGAAGAAACCTAAAGCAAAAGATCCGAATAAGAGGGTCATGACATACGACGAAAAGCAGAAGCTAAGTACTAATCTTGAGAGTTTACCTCAAGAAAAGCTTGAGGCGGTTATTCAGATTATTAAGAAAAGGAGCTCAGCACTTAGTCAGAATAACGAGGAGATTGAAGTAGACATAGACAATGTCGATACAGAAACGCTGTGGGAACTCGATAGGTTTGTGGCGAATTACAAGAAGAGTCTGAGCAAGAACAAGAGGAAAGCTGAACTTGCTCTTCAAGCCAGTGCAAGAGCTGCTCAGAGTGCTCCCATTACA AGTTCGGACCCAATGGTTGCTAATGCATTGAAAAAAAGTAGAACTG GTGAAATGAATTCTAATGGTCCTTCTGCCCATGTAGAAGATGGGAGACAGGCGGATAATGCAAGCAGTTCCAGCAGCTCAGGCCGTTATAGCAGTGATTCAGGATCATCCTCTAGCA ATTCTGATAGCGACAGTTCCTCTTCATGTGGATCGGATGCAGAGGATTGA